In Candidatus Neomarinimicrobiota bacterium, the genomic stretch ACCACCACTTTCCCGTTTAACTTGTACAGTTCACCGTCTTTCCAGATGGAAGAAACGATGACTTTCTCCACACCAAGCAGTTCACCCACCTCTCTGGCGCACCACTCTTCAGCGCACCACCGATTGTTCACTTTATCTCCCGATAGAACCTCCCGTACCTTATCAATAGGTATAATACTTTCGCCGATCTTACTGCTAACCACCTCTCTGAAATGCTCTGAAAGGGTGAGGGCGTCCGTTTCTGGGATCTCCACCGGAGCGATATCCAGTATTGCAAGCTGCTGGCCATGAGACAAAGACAGAGCAAGAACCAGCAGAAGAAAACTTCGGTGGACTTGTACGCTTTTCATGATAGTGGGGCAATTTACACCATGTGCGGAAAAAGTCCTCGCCGGCGCTTATGACATTCCAAAGGAGGTCAGTTTCTACTTAATTTTTGAACAGGATCAGCTACAATGACTGACAACATGAACAAAACCCGGCCCGTTAAAGCATTTATTTTCTTTATCACCTTCGGGGCAATCCTTTTCGCGGTACCGGCAGCTGATTCAGCTATTGTTATCCAGACAGAGGAACTACTTCTTGGCAATGAAGTCAAGGCCTCCGGACAGAAACTTATGGCTCAGTCAGGCGGTTTTACCCGAATCCACGATGATTCCTCTTATGAACTTAGGACGGTTGTTATCGGTATCCATGGCACCAAATCTCAGGGTTATGAATGGGTGGGGCCTCTGAAAAATCTGGCTCGAGAATACAGGCACACATACTTCTACCGTTATAACTGGGATGTCTGTCCGGACAGTTCGGCACTGCAACTCTCAAAGGACCTCATAGATATCACGGGACAAATTCCCGGTGTTGACAGGATTGTTCTGTTTGGTCACAGCTCCGGCGGGTTGGTGGTTACATATCTGGCTTCATTGATGCACATAAACATCCCGGTGGAAATTCACACTATTGCTTCCCCACTTAAAGGATATGCCAGGCTTAACAAAAGATGTGAACTACCAAAGCTACGGGATGGGGTCCTCAGTTTTCCTCAATGGGAAGAAAATGTTGCTCACTTTCAGTGGCGGACACAACATATGCTGGATAATGCATTCAACCGTCTGAAACAGGATCCTCAGGACGTCAATTTGTACAATAGCGAAGTGACACTCTTGCCGGACACCATGAACGGCAGACGCTTGGGTCATAACTGGTCCATTACCTGGGTAATTGATGAACATCTCCGCATTCCTCACAAACCGTAAAGCCGATTTGGTTTGAAACTCTTTACCGCGGTGATTAAACTCTCTCTCCGTGGTAAGGCTCGTAGGTTTCATATTACTCATCACTGT encodes the following:
- a CDS encoding alpha/beta hydrolase, which translates into the protein MTDNMNKTRPVKAFIFFITFGAILFAVPAADSAIVIQTEELLLGNEVKASGQKLMAQSGGFTRIHDDSSYELRTVVIGIHGTKSQGYEWVGPLKNLAREYRHTYFYRYNWDVCPDSSALQLSKDLIDITGQIPGVDRIVLFGHSSGGLVVTYLASLMHINIPVEIHTIASPLKGYARLNKRCELPKLRDGVLSFPQWEENVAHFQWRTQHMLDNAFNRLKQDPQDVNLYNSEVTLLPDTMNGRRLGHNWSITWVIDEHLRIPHKP